The nucleotide window GGGCGAAAAATACCTGCCTACGGATGCGGTGAAATACGGCGTTACGGTAGATTCCCTGGCCCAAAGTATAGGTCTGCGCGACGGTGACAAAATCGTATCTGTCAACCATCAGAAAGTAGACCGGTTTGGCGCCATCACCGGTAAGGTGATCCTGCGCGAAGCCAAAAGCATTGAAGTAATCCGCGACGGAAAAGAAATGAGTTTCCCTGTTCCTGCAGGCTTTATCAATGCATTGCTGAAACAGAAGGAACCTTTTGCCTATGTACGCTACCCGTATTATGCAGACCGGTTCGAAAAAGGATCGATCGCTGATAAAAGTGGTCTGTTCAAACCAGGTGATCAGATGTTGTCTATCAACAATCTCTCTGTGCCTTATTTCACAGATTTCGCCAAGGAGCTGCGCAAACATAAGAATGAAGAAGTGAAGATCGGTGTTATGAGAGGGAAAGACTCTCTGACCATCCCGGTTAAACTGGATAATAAAGCCCAACTGGGTATTTATCCGCAGGACCCGGAGAAGTTCTTCGAGTATAAAGTTGTGAACTATACCTTACCACAGGCTATCCCTGCCGGTTTTATGATGAGCATTGATAAGTTGGTGGGATATGTACAACAGCTGAGACTGATCTTCGTGTCCAAAGAAGTGAAGGTAAGTGAGTCGCTGGGTGGTTTTATGAGCATTGGTAACCTGTTTCCTGAAGCCTGGGACTGGCTCACCTTCTGGGAGATGACAGCCTTCCTGTCTATTATTCTGGCTTTCATGAACATCCTGCCTATTCCGGCGCTGGATGGCGGACACGTGCTCTTCCTGCTGTACGAGATCATTACCGGCCGTAAACCTGGTGAGAAATTCCTGGAATACGCTCAGATCGCTGGTATGGTGGTACTGTTCGGTCTGCTGCTGCTGGCTAACGGACTTGACTTCTGGCGGAATATCATCAGTAAGTGGTTCTAAATCATTTTAATATTTTAGAGATATGGATTACGGTTTTTCCGTAATCCATATTTTTTTCGTATATTTGTAGTTCAGATCAAATCGGGGATGCCTGGTTTTGACAGCATAGATCTTTGAAAGTGTAAGCATGTCGTGCGTTGGATAATTAGCACGTTAATCTGAATATTCAAACTTTATATGGCGAATCTAACTACGCCATGGCTGCCTAATCAGAGATTAGACACCCATTATAGCCGCCTGGAGTTGTCGCCTTATGCGACTCCCGCCGCTGAATCATCAAACCCATAGGGATAGGTGCTCATGGTTTCTGTGAGTGAGTACTGAAGCTAAACGGATAAGAACGAGGTTGGTTAGTTATGCCCCTGCTGAGTTCCGACAAACCAATGCATAAATAAGCATGTAGAAAGCTTTCGGCGAATATGTTTGGACGCGGGTTCGATTCCCGCCATCTCCACAGATAAAAACAAAAGAGGTTGTGAGTCTTCGATTCACAACCTCTTTTGTTTTTAATAGTTTGTGATTGAATTAAAATCCTTCCTGATAATCTCTCCTTTCATTGTTTCTCCCGTTTGAATAACTAAGGCTTCCAGACATCAATTGGTCAATTTCCGGAAGGTTTTCACTTGATTCAAAAAACATTGTCACAACTGTTTGTGTGATTTTATAATCCGCCTGGCAGTACGCAAATACAATACGTTCACTCGTTCTATATTTACAATGGTTCTATAGCAAATTTGTAATCATGATCATTGTTAAAGCTTAACTTATACAACAGTTTCTATTTCTCCGGTGGGTCATGAATACTTTCCCGGTGGAATCTGATTTGTTACCTGAAGAAAAAATATTTGTAATTACATTAAGGTGTGAGTGAAATAAGAGTTGCTTCAGCTATTTTCGCGAAGTGAAGATTGTCACTTAAGCCGAGAGACGCTTTTAAAAGTAGAAAAAAATCCTGTACCTGTGAATGCATTGATAACCTATTAATGTTGGCCTGGTAAGATCCACCCGAATAGTTTATTCATGTATACCCTATTATCCCTTTATGGTTAAAGAATTTTGTATTGTAACCTGTAGCGCTATAATACTGTCCTGTACTGTATTTAGTCAGACGGCGCCACCTTTCAAAAAAAGAGCTGATGCTGAACCTGAATCCGGTTTGGTGAATGTTGCTATTCAGCAGTCATTGATAGACTCTGTATATGCAAGGAATTCGTTAAACGCGTTAAAGCAGCCAACTGTAACAAACCCTCATCAACAGGTATTGCAGCAGTATCAGCAGTATATCCGTCAGAATTATGGTAATAAAGAATTTGAACGCGTCAAATCAGGGTATGCGCTCATGAACGATACCACCAGTGTACGGAAATATCTGGATAGTAAGTTCAGGGGCTTTTATGCGCACAAAAATGATTTTAATCTTCCTAACCTCATGAACAGAGGTGCTTTTGATAACTCTTTTAAAGGTGCCTCCCTGATTGTTACTTCCAATAATGCTGCCGGAGCATTGAATCCTGTACAAGTGGTAGCCGGACTAGAGGATAAACTGGTGATAGGAAATATTCCATTCAATTTTGAGTTTACGGATATCGCGGGGCAGTATCAACAGGGAACAGATGTTTTTAATAAAGGGTTAAAGAAATTTTCTTTTGATAAGGAAGCTTACATCGAAAGAATGAACAAATACGTAAATCAGTCTTTTGATGTTAACAAGTATTTGTTAAAAGATATTAATGTTAGTACTGCGCTTAAGTCTTATATCGGTAAGCAGATTGATGAGGCGCAACATGAACTAAGCAGTCTGTCTGCCGGCAAAAATCTTTCGAAAATTATCAATCCGGAAGAACTTATTTATCTGGACAGCGCACAGATAAGACACCTGCTAAGTGACCATAAGGTATTACAACAGGATCCTGTGAAACTGGCTACCATGGGGAAAGACAGCGCTGCACAGGAAGCCGTAGCCATACAGCGTTACATAGACAGGATCTATGCCCTGAAATCTACCCTTGATACCGATTTACTGGCTAAAAAAACACTTACCTCTCAACAGAAGATCAATGAACTGGTGACGGATAATATCAATTCGCCCGTTGCTCAGAGAAAAAATATACAGTCTTTATTACCATTAAACTTTATACAGCGTTTATTCTTACAGGCGAGAAATTTCCAGATAGGTAATATCGGAAGTGATGGCAGCAGTTTGACCAGAGACTTATTCATGGCTGGTTTTCAAGGGTCATTTCTTTCAAATAATAAATTCCTTTCATTGGGAGCTGGTGTGAGGAATGATGCTGCAGATATAAAGAATATTGGTCTGAACTCCAGTATTGATCCCGGTAATTTTGCCACACAGTTTATCCAGCTGGGCACCGGAGATCCTGGTGCGGCACATACGCATGTTGGCATATTGAATGCGAACTCCAAACAAAGCCGTAATGGCTTTGATATGCCGCGGCTTCCACAAAACACATTTGTAGGAGCAGTTTCGGAACAGATTAGTTTGGGTAAATACGGAACCATTGCTGCAGAGGTAGGAAAATCCAATACTACCTATAAGAATAGCGCTACCGGCAACGAAAATATGCTGGCTTCAAAGGCGGCAGCCATGTCAATGTTTAATGATTTCTGGGAAACTGTTTCTGTAGGGCTGGATTATAGCGGTAGCATAAAGGAATTGGATATGAGTCAACGGGCTTATATCAGTTATGCAGGGTTGGGATACAATAATCCCGGTTCTCCCGGAGCAACGAGAGGGTCTGTTAAATATGGCTTAAATGTAGTACGGAAGTTCAATAAAAGAAAAGTATCATTAGGTTTTCGGGCAGATGTTCAGGACACCAAAACTTCTGCCATTGGAAAATCCAAATGGAATAATACACAGCTTGCTGTTGACTTCAGGATACGTTTAAAGAAGAACCTGTCCTTTTCTTCCCGGATTGCGCAGGCTATGATGAAAGGTGTTACCGATAGCAGCAGTATCACCGGATTTGTGAATCGTAATATTAATATTGGTACGCAGTGGAGCGGACGACTTTTTTCCATACCTAACAGCACAAACGCGAATTTTAGCCTTCAGCAGATAAACGTATTCCCTATCCACAGTCTATTACTGAACATGAATATTAATCACAGTGTGGTTATTAATACCCATGTTTTATCGGTTAATGTGATGTATAACAAGGACGTGAAAGATCAGGCGATCTATGGAGATTTGTTCAATGCGGAAACCGGCTGGTCCTATGTTCTGATGAAAAAGATCAATTGCTCCTCCGGTTTGACATATATGAAGAATAAAGGGGTGGTGGAGCAGGCAGGTATTAAACAAAGTATTGGAACAATGGTTTCCTCAAGACTTAATGTAAATCTGTATCTGGACTGCAGAAAATCAATTATGGATTCTCCCCAGAATTATTTGTTTGGGAATTTTAACACGCAGCTGGCTGTACAATATCAATTGAATTAAATTTATGCGTCAACTTTGTCTTTTTTTGCTATTACTACCAGCATTTGCCTATGCTCAGGTGACAGTAGTGTTTGTGCCTGAAATTCAGGGTCGGTCATTGGATGGATTATTACAGGTAAAATTGAATAATGCTGCTACAACAAGGCAAAGAGCGGTACTTACGATTACCGTTGCAGCCCAGTCTGTAGGGAAGGTGGTATCAATCAAAACACCTGCATTTGACCTTATGCCCGGACTGAATCCCTTACCTGCAGGTTTAATGGCAGGTGTCAGCATTCAGTTTGCTGAAAATAAAATTGCTGCTATCCTTCGGCAGT belongs to Chitinophaga sp. HK235 and includes:
- the rseP gene encoding RIP metalloprotease RseP; this encodes MTTEVILVKAGQLLLSLSILVVLHELGHFIPAKLFKTRVEKFYLFFDPWFSLFKIKKGETEYGIGWLPLGGYVKISGMIDESMDKEAMAKPPQPYEFRAKPAWQRLIIMVGGVTVNVLLAILIYSMILWHWGEKYLPTDAVKYGVTVDSLAQSIGLRDGDKIVSVNHQKVDRFGAITGKVILREAKSIEVIRDGKEMSFPVPAGFINALLKQKEPFAYVRYPYYADRFEKGSIADKSGLFKPGDQMLSINNLSVPYFTDFAKELRKHKNEEVKIGVMRGKDSLTIPVKLDNKAQLGIYPQDPEKFFEYKVVNYTLPQAIPAGFMMSIDKLVGYVQQLRLIFVSKEVKVSESLGGFMSIGNLFPEAWDWLTFWEMTAFLSIILAFMNILPIPALDGGHVLFLLYEIITGRKPGEKFLEYAQIAGMVVLFGLLLLANGLDFWRNIISKWF